From Candidatus Campbellbacteria bacterium:
TATCTCAACCTTTTTTTGCTTCGTTTCATCCACTTTCTGCTCTGTTCTATCTTGGGATTCAACTTTTGGAACAATGCGCCAGTCCACCATCACCTCGTTGATGCTCACGGGAACATATTTTCGTAATTCAATAGGAACCATTTCTCTAAGTTTTGCTTCGCCAACATCGGGCATTTCAATAATATTAATAAGACTTGCAGAGAGTGGGATAGCAACACCACACATGTTTGTGCTTACTTTTGCCTCCTTCATCAGATCTGCAACGGCCTCACCAAGTTTCTCAGCCGAGAGACTGGTCGCTTTTCCTGTTTCAATACCCGCATACGAACCGAGGGCAAGCTCGCCATATGTTTCAAGGACCGCACGTCCGTGCTTTCTCCCAAGTTGAACTACCTTGATGGTTGAAGAGCTCACATCAAGTCCCAGCACGCTTCCCCCTTTTGGCTTAAAGAGGTCGCCAGTAATGTTTTTAAGTGTGTCTGAAAAAGAGGACATTTTATCCGTTCATTATGACTGTAGTATAGCATTCCTCACATATGAAAAACACACTCGTATCAGTATTGGAAAAATTCCTGCGTCTATGTGCCAATGTGCTCTTCTCTCATGACCCATTTTCCAAAATACTCACTCACGCAACACTTGAGACATTTACTGCGTATGCCCGTCCATATACAGAAAAATACCCGCTACCTCTTCCCCATGTGTATGTGTTGTACTTTTACCGAGATCCATTTGTACAAAATGCCATTCACGCAGCAAAGTACCGAAATCGAAAAGATCTGTGCATTCTTTTTGGGGAGCTTCTTTGGCACACGTTTGGAGAAGAGCTCTCTCACCAAAGTATCATGCTTGGAACACCGTGGGTTGTTGTGCCAATACCACTATCCAAACAACATCGACGAGTCCGTGGCTACAACCAAACAGAAAAAATTGCGGAGGGATTTTTAAAATATACTGATGCTTCTGCGTTTACACTTTTAAATGAAGCATTGTGTATGGCGTCGGCGCACAAAAAACAAACACACGCCATCAGAAAAAGTGAGCGAATACACAATATTGTTGACTCCTTTACTCTACCTGACAGCAATCTTGTGCGAGGAAAAAATATTCTTCTTATTGATGATGTGCTAACTACAGGCGCGACATTACAAGAAGCCTCCCGCACGCTTCGTGCGGGAGGCGCCCGTCATATTTACTGTCTTGTGATTGCTCACTAGCGCCAGAGTGTCAGAATCACACCCGATGTA
This genomic window contains:
- a CDS encoding phosphoribosyltransferase family protein produces the protein MKNTLVSVLEKFLRLCANVLFSHDPFSKILTHATLETFTAYARPYTEKYPLPLPHVYVLYFYRDPFVQNAIHAAKYRNRKDLCILFGELLWHTFGEELSHQSIMLGTPWVVVPIPLSKQHRRVRGYNQTEKIAEGFLKYTDASAFTLLNEALCMASAHKKQTHAIRKSERIHNIVDSFTLPDSNLVRGKNILLIDDVLTTGATLQEASRTLRAGGARHIYCLVIAH